From the genome of Candidatus Defluviilinea proxima:
GCAAATGTGCGAGCGCAATGTACTTCTTCAACAACGGCGACCAACTTGCCGTTGACGCGTAACCAACCTGCACATTGCCAACCAGAATCGGCATACTTGCACGGATCGCAGACCCAGGCACTTGCGGCGGCAAACCAACCTCGGCATACAACTGCTCCATGCCAACCCAATCGATCTCGATGCCCACCATCTTCCATGCTGAGCCTTCACGTTTTTCTTTTTCCAATGCCTTACGCCCAACGAAATAACCAGGCTTATCGAGAGCCACCGTCCAATCGAGTCCCAACTCAAACGGCGACGACTTTTGCGCTTCGATCCACGCGTGCCCCGCGGAGGTGTAATCCACGTCGAGCATGAACAGTCCCGCCTCCACGCGCGCCATATCGAGCGCGAGAATACCCACGGGCAAAATCCCGTAATCATGTCCCGCTTCCATGATAGCATCCCATACTTTGACGCCATCCTTCGCGTCCATCCAGATCTCATAACCGAGATCGCCTGTGTATCCCGTTCTTGAAATGGTGACTTCGACTCCGCCAAGTTTATTCTTCATCAAGCGGAAATACTTCAGCCCATCGAGATTGGATTCACAGATGCGATTCAAAATGACCCGTGAGTTGGGTCCCTGCAAACTGAGCGACGCCACGCTGTCAGTTTGATCTTCGAACTGCACGTCGAGCCCGACTGCGTTTAGCATCAGCCAGCGCAGATTCGGTTCCGCAGCAGTCAGGCGGAAGGTCGATTCATCGAGGCGTGCAACAGTGCCATCGTCGATCATCTTGCCTTCGTCATCGCACCAGCCTGTGTAACAGACTTGTCCCACTTTCAGTTTGTAAATATCGCGCGTGGTGACCTTGTGCAACAACGCCGCCGCATCTTTCCCTTTGACAATGTATTTCATTAACGGCGATACATCGATCAACGCCGCCGCATTGCGGATCGCCCAATACTCGCGGTCGATCGTATGCTCATACGAACCGACAACATAATAGCCCGCCCACTTGCGCCAATTCTGCGGCAGGCACAACGCGGACGTCCGTTCATGGAAGGGGGTGTTTTTGAGTTGAAACATAAAAATCCTCTGCGAAACTTGCTAGTTTTTCTTTTGTATTTTTAATTAGTCTTCCAACAAAGATAAACTTGAATACTTCACCAGCACAAAGAACTCGATTCGTACTCTGTACGTAGTAACGATAGGCGGGTACCAACGCAGAACCCCATACTGAAGTCTGGAGTTTTAAGGAAAGCCAAGATAAAGTTTGTCGACGTTCTTTTATTGAAAAAGCAGGTTGGTAATTTCAAAACTTGTATAGCGGGAGGAAACGGCAATGAATAACGAAACTGTCTTCTCGTTATCGCCTTGCAATGAAGGATATTGTAAATTATATATAATTTTTGAGCAATGGATATTTGTCACTTTTTATCATAACTAAAAACGGACAAAACGCGTCGGGGTGACGTATCTTGTCCGTTACAGGCTCTTGTTTTGTGAACGATCTACTTCCAGTCGCTTAGTTCATCTTCCAACGACTCGATCAATTTGATGTACTTGTCTGCATCGCCTTTCATGCTAAGTTCAAATGCGATCTTGTTCAACCCCTCTGAGATCTTGTGTTCATCATCAGGCGAGATATTCTGCTCTAACAACGGGAAGACGCGGGTCTTGAGTCGGTCCAGGTGTTGGCGCAGTGTGGATGTCACTTCGCTGGCCGCCCAGCCTACTTCGCCACGCGCTTCCTCGTCCCCACCTTGCCATCCCTTCGCGGCATTCAGCATATGCTCCGCGGCATCGTGAGTTTTCACCTGCTCAACAAGCATTGAGCCCACAGGCCCGTCATCAAGAGGAAAGCCATTGTCTTCCAATGCTTTGATCAGTAACGCCTCTTTTTTGAAGAACCCCTCTTCAATAAATTCCTGAATGAAAGTATGCGAGACAATGAAAAAACCTGGCCGCGCATTTTTATTACCAGAAAGGATTGCCAACCCACCGCCAAGCACATCCAAAAAACGAGTGATGACTTCCTGATCGACGCGATAATTTTTCGTGATGAGCATCATGCTCTCCTTTATTGCCTAACGGCTCTCTGCCCTGACCTTATTCTTGATCTCGCCCAGCCCCTCGATCTCCACTGACACTTCATCGCCATCCTTCAACACACCGACACCGGAAGGGGTGCCCGTAAAAATGAGGTCGCCCGGCTCAAGTGTCATCACAGATGAAATGTAGGCAACCAACACACCTACATTAAACACCATATCGCGTGTCGATGCCATCTGTCTCATCTGTCCATTCACACGCACGGTGACAACAGCATCAGCGGGGTCAAACTCAGTATCGATCCACGGCCCAAACGGACAGAATGTATCGAAGCCTTTGGCACGTGTCCACTGGTCATCTGTTTTTTGCAGGTCCCGCGCAGTCACGTCATTACCAACGGTATAACCAATAATATGATTCTTTGCTTTCTCAGCCGTGATGTGACGTCCGCGTTTGCCAATGACGATGACTAATTCACCTTCGTGTTCCACCTGCGCCGATTGCGGCGGCAAAATGATCGTATCATTAGGATTGATAATGGACGAGGGTGGCTTCATAAAAATGAGCGGCACCTTCGGCAGTTCATTGCCCATCTCTTTGACGTGTTCCACGTAGTTGCGTCCCACGCATACGATTTTGCTCGGCTCCGAGGGGGCAAGCAGGTTCACGTCCGCAAGGGGCGTTTCGGCTTCTTGACGACGGTAACGCCCAAAGATATTGCCTCCGATCTCACCCACCTTGTCTCCCAACAACCATCCGTATTTAGGTTTTGACTTTCCTTCTTTTAATTCGTATCGAACAATTCGCATGCTTCCTCCAACCCCCCAAGTGTAACATGATGTATAATAGCGGACGCGGGCGCTTAGCTCAGTTGGTTAGAGCACTTCTTTTACACAGAAGGGGTCAGGGGTTCGAGTCCCTTAGCGCCCACAAAAAGTCTCACGAATGTGAGGCTTTTTTCTTTCTAGGGTCAGGTGTTTCCCTCATGGGGATGATACGAGTCCTTTAGCGCCCACAAAAAGTCTCACGAATGTGAGGCTTTTTCTTTCCAGGGTCAGGTGTTTCCCACAGGGGGATGATACGAGTCCCTTAGTGCCCACAAAAAGTCTCACAACAAGTGGGACTTTTTCTTTCCAAGGTCAAATATTTCCCGCAGGGAATCTTCGAGAAACCAAACAACCCATTCGGGCGGGGCTTTTCTTTGCAGAGAGACCTGTTTTGGGCCAAATCTTTACACATAAGATAGTCGCATTGTAAAAATCTTTCAGTATTAGGGGATTTGTGATATTTTTCAGTGAACTTTCGTATAATGTAGAGAGCCCCTTTGTAAGATAGGGGTAAAGGTATTTTGTGAGCATTCGTTTTAAGGTCATTCTGCCATATTTGCTATTAACGCTCCTCGTCGCAGTGACAGGCGCTTATGTAGTTACACGTCTTGTCTCCAATTCTCTTGAAGAACGTCTTTCGAATCAATTGCTCGAGGCAGGACGCGTCGTCTCCGATTCCATGGCGCGAAAAGAAATTGACCATTTCCAGGATGCACGTGTCATCGCCTTTACACGCGGACTGGGCGAAGCGTTAAAGAATGGGGATACAGAAAAGATCATATTACTGGCAAAGCCAGCCGCGGGTGGGCTGAACGTCGAAAGTCTAATCCTATTTGATGGTCAGGGACGTGAAGCGCTTCACATCATCAAACAAACCAACAATTCAATTCAGGATGTCACCATGCTAGGGGCTCAGACCAAATTTTCAATGGTCAACGAACTGCTTGGCGAGAACAATCCTGAGAGTCTCCCTCGACGCGTTTTATCAACTGACCCCGTGGATGGACGTCAATATTATTTCACAACCATTCCCATCGCCTTCGAAAATAATGTTGTCGGTGCGGTGATGGTAGGCACATCGTTAAACACATTGATGCCCGAATTGAAAGCCACATCATCCTCTGATGTTATTTTCTATGCCAACAACGGACAGGCGATTGGATCTACATTCGGGGTCAGCACTACAGATCCTCTCCTTCTGCAAACTCTTTCCATCGGAACAGATTTCTTCAACGAAGTCATCAACCAGGATAATTCTGTACAAGGCAAAAACTTCCAAGTGGATGGGCGCTATTACCGCAATGGGTTTGGCCCACTAAAGATAGCCAACGACCGCATCGCCGTGTTCGCAGTTGTCCTACCTATGCAGTTCGTTGTTGAACAAAGTTCAGTCAACCGCAACAACTATATCTTCCTATATTCAGCCGCAATGGTCGCCGTGATCTTGGTAGGCTATCTCATTGCCCGCATAATCATCAATCCACTTTCCTCATTGGTAAAAACTTCGCGCGCCATCGCAGATGGTGACTTGACCAAACGCACTGGCGTCAAAACCAACGACGAGATCGGCAAACTAGCCGACACATTCGACGAAATGGCCGAAAGCCTGCAACAACGCACTCAGGATCTGGAAAAATCCAACGAGACTCTCGCACAAATGGATCGTACCAAGATCCGTTTCATTCAAGTCTCTGCACATGAACTGCGTACCCCTCTGACTCTTGTGCAGGGGTATGCACAAATGGTCCAGCTCAAAGCCAAAGACAACAAGGCCTTTGAAAAATACGCCAAGGGCATCATGGATGGCACAACACGCATGGTGGACATTGTTGACAACCTCCTAGATGCTTCGAGAATAGATAGTCACCTTTTGGATATTTCTCCCTCCGATGTTCAAGTCATAGATCTAATCGAAAAAGCACAAAAAGCATTCGGTGAATCTCTCAAGGAGAGAAATATCGCCTTCTCCACCGATGGCATAGCAGAACTTCCAACCATTCAAGCCGACAAAGGTTTGCTATACAAAGTCTTTTATCATGTCATTATGAACGCCATCAAATACACACCCGATGGCGGTTCCATTGCCATTAGCGGCCATGCCTTTCACGATGGCAATGGTCAATCGGAAGTTGAAGTCCAGATCAAAGATACCGGCATCGGCGTGGACCAGCAAGACCATGAACTTGTCTTTGAAAAGTTCTACCAGACCGGCGATGTGCTCCTGCATTCCTCAGGTAAAACAAAATTCAAGGGAGGCGGACCCGGTCTTGGTCTCGCCATCTCACGCGGCATCATGGATGCCCACCACGGTCGCATTTGGCTGAAAAGTCCCGGCCACGATGAAGAGACCAATCCCGGTACGACAGTCTTCATTCGCCTGCCGGTAAGCGGAAACGCATAAGATGAGCGAAAGAACGGCCCCACCGAAACAGCGACGGCGTGATTGGGTCATCATCCTGATCATCCTCCTGCTTGGATTCTTATGCGTGATCATCGCAGGACAATGGGCCATCCGCTTCTCCCCTACCTGGAAGCTGGATACCAATATGGCGTCGAATCTCGACCCCAACAGTGACTTCCTCACGAACCGACCTGTCAACTACATCGAACCCCTTGACCCATCCATTCTCACACAGCCGGTATGGGTCAATGTCTTTCTAACCCCGGGCGCATTGTTCGATACCCGCACACCTGCGCCCACTGTTTCAGCCGCGCCGATCACACCACAGACAACCATAACAGCAGCAGTACCTACACAAACTTCAGCAACCACCACCATTACAGCAACTCTTCCAGTTGCTACTAAAACATCTCCCTATATTCCACAACCTACACTAACACCTACTCCCATAAAATCTGTTGACCTACGAATCACAAAAACAGACGGGGCCACAACCTATACCGATGGTTCAACCATCACCTACACTATCGTAGTCAGCAATAACGGACCTAGTAACGTGACCGGTGCAACCGTGAGCGACGGTCCCAAACCATCTCAAATAACAACTTGGGGATGGTGTGTTGCACCATGTACCCCCACGGTAAGCAGCGCCACAAATCTTAGTACCACGGTCAACATTGCATCAGGGGCCAGTGTTACCTATACAGTGCGAGCCAACATCAGTCCTAGCGCTACAGGGACTTTGACCAACTCTGCTTCCGTGAATGCGCCTCTCAGTTACGTAGAGACCGACTCAAACAATAACTCAGCGACAGATACAGACAGTTATGTCCCATCCACTATTTCTGTGGATTTGGGAATCACAAAAACAGACGGGGCCACAACCTATACCGTAGGCTCGACCGTCACCTACACTATCGTAGTCAGCAATAACGGACCTAATAACGTGACCGGTGCAACCGTGAGCGACGGTCCCAAACCACCTCAAATAACAACTTGGGGATGGTGTGTTGCACCATGTACCCCCACGGTAAGTAACGCCACAAATCTCAGCACTACCGTCAACATTGCATCAGGGGCCAGTGTTACCTATACAGTGCTAGCCAATATCGATGCCAATGCAACAGGAAATTTAAGCAATACTGCTTCCGTAAATGCGCCTCTCGGTTATACAGATACCAACTCAAGTAACAACATTGCGACCGATCCCGATACCCCTGTCTTCAATTTGGACTTGCAAATCACAAAAGATGATGGCGTCACGACTTACATACCCGGCTCATCGGTCACATACACCATTATCGTCTCCAATGCCGGCCCCGCGAATGTGACCGGTGCAACAGTAGCTGATACATTCTCATCCTCCATAACTGCAACTTGGACCTGTTTGGCATCCACCGGTGCAAGTTGCACAGCAAGTGGAAGCGGAAGTATCAACGATATCGTGGATATTCCTGTTAGTGGTTCGTTGACATATACAGTCAATGCCAGCATCGCATCATCGGCAAGTGGGGTCCTGTCCAACATGGCAACAGTCACAGCCCCCAGTGGATACACAGATACCAACCCCGCTAACAACTCCGCCACAGATAATGACAACCAGAGTTCATCGGCAGACCTTGAAATCACCACCCATACAGATAATTCATCACATTATGTTCCAAATGCCGTGAAAACATATACCATCGTCGTTGCCAATGCAGGGCCATCCAATGTCACTGGTGCGACATTTACAAATAATTTCAACCCAACACTTAACGCAAATATCACCAGTTGGACTTGCTTAGCGACAGGATTGGCAACATGCACGACAAGCGGCGGAGCAGGCGATATCATTGATGTAGTTAACATTCCCGCTGGCGAATCCATAACCTACGCTGTTTTCGCGACGGCCATAGGGACGCCTTCCGGCGATCTCGTGAACACGGCCTCAATAAATTCAACTCTTGATGTTGATACCAGTACTGATACAGATATTTTGTTCGTCTCTTCCGGCACATCAAACGGAGGAAATATCGGCACAACACAAGATAGCCAAATTGATGTTCTGCCTTCGGGAGGTTCTCTCATCCTCACCTTGAGTTCCCCAATTACAATAGGAACACACCCAGGAGATGACCTGATCTACTACGAACAGGACCTTGGCGGCTATATCGCCATGGACTGGATCATTCTGGAGGTCAGTGACGGTTCCAACTGGTATACAATATTCAATTGGGGAGATGGCTCTCCAAACCCCGGCACGAACGTAAACGTTGTAACGACACCGGCAAACACAGCGGATTGTTCTGGTGAAGCCGATAACTGTAATATCGATGGCGCATTCCCCTTGGCGGACTACCTTAACAATAACATTTATTCAGGCATCACTATCAACATAGATAATTTCGGCATTCCTGCCGGTACCGTGATACGATACATCCGTATCACTGCCCCTGCAAGTGATGTGCCCCCCGATGGCGCTGGCATTGATGGTATTTATGTAACCCCATAACCACTCTATTTAAATCAAAACAGGTAAGTCGGAGGAGTCGACTCACCTGTTTTGATTTAACCGTCCCGAAGATCTATCGGGGCGTTCCACCTACTACTGATTATTCTGTGCCGGGGGTTGTCCATTCATCGGGCCATTACCGAAACCTTGTCCGTGATGGCCACCACCGAAACCCATGCCAAAACTACCGGGCTTCCCGATGTAACCCTTATCGAGCCCTTCCAATAACCAGTCGGCATTCGCTTGCGTGATCGTGCCGTCTTTGACAGCCTGCGCAATATTGTCACGCATCTCGGTCACATGCACAGCCTGGATCGCCGCCTGAACATCTTCGATCTTCACACCAGCCGTTGTAGCGAGGTCTTCAAGCGTTTTGCCTTCCTTCAATGCGGCAGACACTTCATCAGCCGTCATACCAAGCACCTTCGCGGCGGCTTCCAATTCAGCGGTGCCAAGCCCAAAGCCACGACCATCACCGGGTCCACGGCCCCCACCCAAAGGTCCAACAGGAGGCGTTTGTCCCTGTGCATACGCCGCAGTGGCACCGATCACACCCACTACCAGTAAAGCGGCAAGCAATCCACCGATCACGATCAAATATTTTTTAGTCATTGTTATTCTCCTTATTTATTGGCTGAACCACGTTCAACCTTGACCCTATGATATTGGATGGGTGTTATGAGCCTGTGATGCAGATATGTGGAAATTATGTGGAACGAATTGACCACCCTGCCCGTCCCAACTACAATCAAAATATTCAAACAAGGAGAGGAAACGCATGGGATCTATCAGAAAATTTATACCGGGGATTTTTCTACTCATCTTTTTGATCGCTGGCTTTCAACTTTTTCGCATCTATCGGCAACCGCTCGGGGCTCCCATTGGCCTGCCTACGCCTACGAAAAACCTTCAACCTACACTGACAGTTTTTCCGCTGGAAACTCTCAACACGCCCACCGAAATTCAATCGACAGCCACCGCCACTCCACAGCCTTTGTGTGGCGGGCCAGCCGTGATGAACCTTCTGGCCATCGGCTCAGACTCGCGCGGCAACCATTATCTGTATGGGCTGGCGGATATCATCCGCCTCGTGCGCGTGGACTTTGTCAATGCGCGTGTGACCATCCTCGAAGTGCCGCGTGATCTGTGGGTGGATATTCCCGAGATCGCGGAACACTATGGCATCACGCAAGGAAAGATGAATCAAGCATATCTTTACGGCAACGAGGGACTTGGCTATTACGATGGTCCCGGCGAAGGCCCCGGCCTGTTAGCCCGTACGTTGAATCTCAATCTTGGCGCGCAACCCGATCACTACATCGCGGTCAATATGAAGACGTTCGAAAACATCGTCAACGCGGTCGGCGGCATTGACGTGTACCTGCCCTATGAGATCACAACGCGTTCCAAAGAGAATCCTAAAGGCTTTGCCATTCCACCCGGCCAGCATCACGTGGACGGTGAGACTGCGTTATGGATCGCACGTGTTCGGCAATACAACGTCTTCACCCGCGCCGAAAACCAGAACATCGTCATGTGCGCACTGCGAAAGAAACTCCTCAGCCCGTCCACTATAACGGCTGTCCCTGAATTGATCTCCACCTTTCAACGGTACGTTCAAACCGATCTCAGCCCCGAACAGATCAACCAACTTGCCTGCCTCGCGACCCAAATGCACGGACAAAACGTGGTCTTCGCCAGTTTCCCCATCGAACTATTCAAAAGCGTCAAACAATTCGACCCACAACTGGGCGACACCACATCCATTCTGGATGCGGACAAGAATGTTCTACGCGATTACATTGACCGTTTCCAACAAGGCACGTGGCCCGATCCCAATGTCATTGTTGATGCCACCCCATCACCCGATCAAACGAACGCAGAATTTTCGTGTGAGGATTAAGATGTTATGTAGGGAACGGCAGCTGCCGTCCCCTACGGTGCAATGGTTATATAATCTCTACATGAGATCCCGCCGTGAACGAAAACCCATGCGTTTGCCAGAATATGATTATTCCTTGCCCGGTGCATACTTCGTCACGGCCTGCACAAAGGACAGGGGATTTCTATTTGAAACATCAGACTCCAAACTGGCTGTTGAATCTGCATGGCAATCTGTTTTGGATGTGTTCGCCAACATTGAATTGGATGCGTTTATCGTGATGCCCAATCATATTCATTGCATTCTTTGGATACTAGGGGAAGGTTCGTATCGTTTGCACCCCGGTACGTGGAAGAATGATTCCATTGGTAGGGGTGGGCAGCTGCCCACTCCTACGGAAGCAGACACAAAATTTGAAACATTGAGCAATATCATCGGGGCATTTAAAACAACAGCGGCAACACGCATCAACAAATTACGTGGTCTTGTGGGAGTGTCTGTCTGGCAGAAGAGTTTTTACGACCGTATCATCCGTAATGAATTCGAGTTGGAGAAAATTCGGGAATACATTCTCTATAATCCTGTGAAATGGGCAGAGGACCGCGATAACCCAGCCAACGCAAAATTTGGGGTGCCGGCGAAATCCATTAATGATTATTGGAATGAGATATTCGATTTACATTCGTAGGGAACAGCAGCTGCTGTTCCCTACGAGGTTATGACCTTGACCCTTCCCCCCTCCCGTTCTACAATTCAAATAGATTGACGACAAAGAGGGTGCGCCGCACTCTTATATCCCCAGGAGACAAAAACAATGTCCGATTATTTATTTCGCGGAAACCTTGCCAAGCTCGACCCTGATGTGTATGAACTGACACAACTCGAAGCCGAACGGCAGGCCCGCAAGTTGATTCTGATTGCGTCCGAATCCACTGCGCCGATGGCAGTGCGTGAGGCGTTGGCTTCTGCCTTCCAAAACATCTATGCGGAAGGCTACCCCGATGAAGAGACTCGCTGGATGCACGAGGAAGAGATCCTCGATTACCCGATGCGGTTGGCACATTATCGTCGTTACAGTGACCCGCGCTACTACAAAGGCGTTGAATACGCGGACGTGGTCGAGGCGCTGGCTCGCCGACGCGCGGCAGAGACTTTCGCGGCGAACGGATATTCCGCAGATCAGATCTATGTCAATGTGCAGGCGCTTTCGGGCGGACCCGCCAATAATGCGGTGTATCACGCGTTGATCGACCTCGGCAGTACCGTGATGGGACTTAACCTCTTGCACGGTGGACACCTCTCACATGGTTCATCGGTGAATCGTTCAGGGAAATGGTTCAAGGCGGTGCATTACACCATTGATGAGAACGAACGTATTGACTATGAAGCCATCCATGAATTGGCGATGGAACACAAACCCAAGTTGATGATCGCTGGCTACTCATCCTATTCATGGATGCCCGATTGGGAAAAGTTCAGAGCGATTGCCGATGAAGTGGGCGCGTACTTGCTCACAGACATCTCACACATCGGCGGGCTTGTTGCGGCGGGCGTTGTGCCTTCACCGATTGGACATGCGCATGTAGTGATGTCCACCACGCACAAATCGATTGACGGGCCACGCGGGGCAGTCATCATGACCACGTACCCGGAGATCGCGAAGAAAATTGACAAAGCCGTCTTCCCCGGTGAACAGG
Proteins encoded in this window:
- a CDS encoding DUF11 domain-containing protein; this translates as MSERTAPPKQRRRDWVIILIILLLGFLCVIIAGQWAIRFSPTWKLDTNMASNLDPNSDFLTNRPVNYIEPLDPSILTQPVWVNVFLTPGALFDTRTPAPTVSAAPITPQTTITAAVPTQTSATTTITATLPVATKTSPYIPQPTLTPTPIKSVDLRITKTDGATTYTDGSTITYTIVVSNNGPSNVTGATVSDGPKPSQITTWGWCVAPCTPTVSSATNLSTTVNIASGASVTYTVRANISPSATGTLTNSASVNAPLSYVETDSNNNSATDTDSYVPSTISVDLGITKTDGATTYTVGSTVTYTIVVSNNGPNNVTGATVSDGPKPPQITTWGWCVAPCTPTVSNATNLSTTVNIASGASVTYTVLANIDANATGNLSNTASVNAPLGYTDTNSSNNIATDPDTPVFNLDLQITKDDGVTTYIPGSSVTYTIIVSNAGPANVTGATVADTFSSSITATWTCLASTGASCTASGSGSINDIVDIPVSGSLTYTVNASIASSASGVLSNMATVTAPSGYTDTNPANNSATDNDNQSSSADLEITTHTDNSSHYVPNAVKTYTIVVANAGPSNVTGATFTNNFNPTLNANITSWTCLATGLATCTTSGGAGDIIDVVNIPAGESITYAVFATAIGTPSGDLVNTASINSTLDVDTSTDTDILFVSSGTSNGGNIGTTQDSQIDVLPSGGSLILTLSSPITIGTHPGDDLIYYEQDLGGYIAMDWIILEVSDGSNWYTIFNWGDGSPNPGTNVNVVTTPANTADCSGEADNCNIDGAFPLADYLNNNIYSGITINIDNFGIPAGTVIRYIRITAPASDVPPDGAGIDGIYVTP
- a CDS encoding aminomethyl transferase family protein, which gives rise to MFQLKNTPFHERTSALCLPQNWRKWAGYYVVGSYEHTIDREYWAIRNAAALIDVSPLMKYIVKGKDAAALLHKVTTRDIYKLKVGQVCYTGWCDDEGKMIDDGTVARLDESTFRLTAAEPNLRWLMLNAVGLDVQFEDQTDSVASLSLQGPNSRVILNRICESNLDGLKYFRLMKNKLGGVEVTISRTGYTGDLGYEIWMDAKDGVKVWDAIMEAGHDYGILPVGILALDMARVEAGLFMLDVDYTSAGHAWIEAQKSSPFELGLDWTVALDKPGYFVGRKALEKEKREGSAWKMVGIEIDWVGMEQLYAEVGLPPQVPGSAIRASMPILVGNVQVGYASTASWSPLLKKYIALAHLQRPYYELGTDVRMEITVEHHRKYAPARVVKLPFYEPEWKKR
- a CDS encoding fumarylacetoacetate hydrolase family protein, giving the protein MRIVRYELKEGKSKPKYGWLLGDKVGEIGGNIFGRYRRQEAETPLADVNLLAPSEPSKIVCVGRNYVEHVKEMGNELPKVPLIFMKPPSSIINPNDTIILPPQSAQVEHEGELVIVIGKRGRHITAEKAKNHIIGYTVGNDVTARDLQKTDDQWTRAKGFDTFCPFGPWIDTEFDPADAVVTVRVNGQMRQMASTRDMVFNVGVLVAYISSVMTLEPGDLIFTGTPSGVGVLKDGDEVSVEIEGLGEIKNKVRAESR
- a CDS encoding HAMP domain-containing protein is translated as MSIRFKVILPYLLLTLLVAVTGAYVVTRLVSNSLEERLSNQLLEAGRVVSDSMARKEIDHFQDARVIAFTRGLGEALKNGDTEKIILLAKPAAGGLNVESLILFDGQGREALHIIKQTNNSIQDVTMLGAQTKFSMVNELLGENNPESLPRRVLSTDPVDGRQYYFTTIPIAFENNVVGAVMVGTSLNTLMPELKATSSSDVIFYANNGQAIGSTFGVSTTDPLLLQTLSIGTDFFNEVINQDNSVQGKNFQVDGRYYRNGFGPLKIANDRIAVFAVVLPMQFVVEQSSVNRNNYIFLYSAAMVAVILVGYLIARIIINPLSSLVKTSRAIADGDLTKRTGVKTNDEIGKLADTFDEMAESLQQRTQDLEKSNETLAQMDRTKIRFIQVSAHELRTPLTLVQGYAQMVQLKAKDNKAFEKYAKGIMDGTTRMVDIVDNLLDASRIDSHLLDISPSDVQVIDLIEKAQKAFGESLKERNIAFSTDGIAELPTIQADKGLLYKVFYHVIMNAIKYTPDGGSIAISGHAFHDGNGQSEVEVQIKDTGIGVDQQDHELVFEKFYQTGDVLLHSSGKTKFKGGGPGLGLAISRGIMDAHHGRIWLKSPGHDEETNPGTTVFIRLPVSGNA
- a CDS encoding LCP family protein, with product MGSIRKFIPGIFLLIFLIAGFQLFRIYRQPLGAPIGLPTPTKNLQPTLTVFPLETLNTPTEIQSTATATPQPLCGGPAVMNLLAIGSDSRGNHYLYGLADIIRLVRVDFVNARVTILEVPRDLWVDIPEIAEHYGITQGKMNQAYLYGNEGLGYYDGPGEGPGLLARTLNLNLGAQPDHYIAVNMKTFENIVNAVGGIDVYLPYEITTRSKENPKGFAIPPGQHHVDGETALWIARVRQYNVFTRAENQNIVMCALRKKLLSPSTITAVPELISTFQRYVQTDLSPEQINQLACLATQMHGQNVVFASFPIELFKSVKQFDPQLGDTTSILDADKNVLRDYIDRFQQGTWPDPNVIVDATPSPDQTNAEFSCED